From Deinococcus ruber, the proteins below share one genomic window:
- a CDS encoding CHASE domain-containing protein → MSDPGPPDLGASVAGRPSPAPLAVLGLILLLTIMATFIVRGFVQQQQAARFELRVAAYERELRQRLQNYGTLLNAARAAWEASDTLTSSQFERLVAGLDLPTRYPGLRSVGYAPLIRPADRAFFAGQLPYLTGLPTVAVHPPSALPVSVPIVFLSPAEASNRNVIGFDMYTDATRRRALDAAIQSGEVTATGRVVLANTSLTDRRGILLFLATRVQRRVVGVLYVPVQLSAVLPASAALKGEQLSLRITLDGQLLSGNREQPGSGRAAFHQQHVLDFSGQQWTLDFSASPGFGLDTVALLPWMVLVAGVLVGVLAALATQAQVRARRRAEEISRRLTVSQSHLERSRAELGAVFRAMQDIAIFADTSGRILFANDASEQLFGLRPDELRGSRLADLHLDTRLLDRLDALPGPHLVTTLFRRRGSQSFYGEMQRSPVLGEHGEVLGQLEVIRDISERLQADRLRREGERRYQGVLEAMPQIVFLTDPAGALTYVNQRWTDYVGPLDSDAAAPGSGVVDLVSVLHPDDRAEFVQRWQAALKGGHDLEIEHRLRSRSGVYRTFVTRGRPVRGEHGEVLEWVASSTDIDDQVYAEVNSRLLADFSQVLSARVPDGAAEVCPVEGTSSRPGGPDSGMVQALRLLTSRFADVAVLWQTDEPSSEAAGATQAQAPWSLPGWGLPGHSPPLMVGHARLTAHPEESELTSLRELVERLLHRHEPTVVQSERLHDYGLSAAMFFPLSRAPLPGAALDADEVPESEPPLGLLALGFRQTLGDREPEVAQELALRLTTALDNRRLLARLQLAQNSLQELNNSLEQRVLERTAQLREANSELEAFSYSVSHDLRTPLRHILGFAELFRKESGSDLSSKGQRYLGIMTDAASRMSVLIDDLLEFSRTSRTELRLSRVDLTEVVRRSIQGMAPDQGERAVTWQVAPLPVVDGDPALLRQVFDNLLSNALKYTRTREQAVIEVESRQVEQELWIGVRDNGVGFDPAYVDKLFGVFQRLHRSDEFEGTGIGLANVRRIVARHGGRVWAESGVPGQPGATFWLALPLGPSPASLHAAPSSEASTSEVSAHESRPITERMS, encoded by the coding sequence ATGAGCGACCCCGGCCCCCCGGACCTGGGCGCGTCTGTGGCGGGCCGACCTTCTCCCGCGCCGCTGGCCGTGCTGGGGCTGATTCTGCTGCTCACCATCATGGCGACGTTTATTGTGCGCGGGTTCGTGCAGCAGCAGCAGGCCGCCCGCTTCGAGCTGCGTGTGGCCGCCTACGAACGCGAGCTGCGGCAGCGCCTTCAGAATTACGGCACGCTGCTGAATGCTGCCCGTGCCGCCTGGGAAGCCAGCGATACCCTCACCTCTTCGCAGTTCGAGCGGCTGGTGGCGGGCCTCGATCTGCCCACGCGCTATCCGGGCCTGCGGAGTGTGGGCTACGCACCGCTGATCCGGCCCGCCGACCGCGCCTTCTTCGCCGGCCAGCTGCCGTATCTGACTGGCCTGCCCACCGTGGCGGTGCATCCGCCCAGTGCGCTGCCGGTGTCGGTTCCCATCGTGTTCCTGTCTCCGGCGGAGGCGTCCAACCGCAACGTGATCGGCTTCGACATGTACACCGACGCCACCCGCCGCAGGGCACTGGACGCGGCGATTCAGAGCGGCGAGGTCACGGCGACAGGCCGGGTGGTGCTCGCCAATACCTCTTTGACCGACCGCAGAGGCATCCTGCTGTTTCTGGCGACGCGGGTGCAGAGGCGGGTGGTGGGTGTGCTGTACGTGCCGGTGCAGCTCAGCGCGGTGCTTCCGGCCTCGGCTGCACTGAAGGGCGAGCAACTGTCGCTGCGGATTACCCTCGACGGACAGCTGCTGTCGGGCAACCGGGAACAGCCCGGCAGCGGGCGGGCCGCTTTTCATCAGCAGCATGTGCTGGACTTCTCCGGGCAGCAGTGGACGCTCGATTTCAGTGCGTCGCCCGGTTTCGGCCTCGACACCGTGGCGCTCCTGCCCTGGATGGTGTTGGTGGCCGGAGTGCTGGTGGGCGTGCTGGCAGCCCTGGCAACGCAGGCGCAGGTGCGGGCGCGGCGGCGGGCCGAGGAGATCAGCCGCCGCCTGACCGTCTCGCAGAGCCATCTGGAACGCTCGCGGGCCGAACTGGGCGCAGTGTTCCGAGCCATGCAGGACATCGCCATCTTTGCCGATACCTCGGGCCGAATCCTGTTCGCCAACGACGCCTCCGAACAGCTGTTCGGTCTGCGCCCCGACGAACTGCGCGGCTCTCGGCTGGCCGATCTGCACCTCGACACGCGGCTGCTGGACCGTCTGGACGCGCTGCCCGGCCCGCACCTCGTCACCACGCTGTTTCGGCGGCGCGGCAGCCAGAGCTTTTACGGCGAGATGCAGCGCAGCCCGGTGTTGGGCGAACACGGCGAGGTGCTGGGCCAGCTCGAAGTGATCCGCGACATCTCCGAGCGCCTTCAGGCCGACCGGCTGCGGCGCGAGGGAGAGCGGCGCTATCAGGGCGTGCTGGAGGCGATGCCGCAGATCGTGTTTCTGACCGACCCCGCCGGAGCGCTGACGTACGTCAATCAGCGCTGGACCGATTACGTCGGGCCGCTGGACAGCGACGCTGCGGCCCCCGGTTCCGGCGTGGTCGATCTGGTCAGCGTGCTGCACCCCGACGACCGCGCCGAGTTCGTGCAGCGCTGGCAGGCGGCGCTGAAGGGCGGGCACGATCTGGAAATCGAGCACCGCCTGAGGTCGCGCAGCGGCGTGTACCGCACCTTCGTCACGCGGGGCCGCCCGGTGCGCGGCGAACACGGCGAGGTGCTGGAGTGGGTGGCGAGTAGCACCGACATCGACGATCAGGTGTATGCCGAGGTGAATTCGCGGCTGCTGGCCGACTTCAGCCAGGTTCTGAGCGCCCGCGTTCCGGATGGGGCGGCAGAGGTCTGCCCGGTCGAGGGCACGTCTTCCCGCCCCGGCGGCCCCGACAGCGGCATGGTGCAGGCGCTCCGGCTGCTGACCTCGCGCTTTGCGGATGTGGCGGTGCTGTGGCAGACCGACGAGCCGTCGTCTGAAGCTGCCGGGGCGACGCAGGCACAGGCCCCGTGGAGCCTGCCGGGGTGGGGGCTGCCGGGCCATTCGCCGCCGCTGATGGTGGGTCATGCCCGCCTGACGGCCCACCCCGAAGAATCTGAGCTGACGAGCCTGCGCGAACTGGTCGAGCGGCTGCTGCATCGCCACGAGCCGACCGTGGTGCAGAGCGAACGGCTGCACGACTACGGGCTGTCGGCGGCGATGTTCTTTCCGCTCAGCCGCGCTCCGCTGCCCGGTGCCGCGCTGGATGCCGACGAGGTGCCGGAATCGGAACCCCCGCTGGGCCTGCTGGCGCTGGGGTTCCGGCAGACGCTGGGCGACCGCGAACCGGAAGTGGCGCAGGAGCTGGCGCTGCGCCTGACCACCGCGCTCGACAACCGCCGCCTGCTGGCCCGCCTTCAGCTCGCGCAGAATTCGTTGCAGGAGCTGAACAACTCGCTCGAACAGCGGGTGCTGGAACGCACCGCGCAGCTCCGCGAGGCCAACAGCGAACTCGAAGCCTTCTCGTATTCAGTGTCGCACGACCTGAGAACCCCGCTGCGGCACATCCTGGGCTTTGCCGAACTGTTCCGCAAGGAAAGCGGCTCCGACCTGAGCAGCAAGGGCCAGCGCTATCTGGGCATCATGACCGACGCGGCGAGCCGTATGAGCGTGCTGATCGACGATCTGCTGGAGTTCTCGCGCACCTCGCGCACCGAACTCAGGCTCAGCCGCGTCGATCTGACAGAGGTGGTCAGGAGGAGCATTCAGGGCATGGCCCCCGACCAGGGTGAACGTGCCGTGACGTGGCAGGTCGCGCCGCTGCCGGTGGTCGACGGCGATCCGGCGTTGCTGCGGCAGGTCTTCGACAACCTGCTCTCCAACGCCCTGAAATACACCCGTACCCGCGAGCAGGCGGTCATCGAGGTCGAGTCGCGGCAGGTGGAGCAGGAACTGTGGATCGGTGTCCGTGACAACGGCGTGGGATTCGACCCCGCCTATGTGGATAAACTGTTCGGCGTGTTCCAGCGCCTGCACCGCAGCGACGAGTTCGAGGGCACCGGCATCGGGCTGGCGAACGTGCGGCGTATCGTGGCGCGGCACGGGGGACGGGTGTGGGCCGAATCCGGGGTGCCGGGCCAGCCGGGGGCGACCTTCTGGCTGGCGCTCCCGCTGGGGCCGTCTCCAGCGTCTCTGCACGCCGCCCCGAGCTCTGAAGCCTCGACATCAGAAGTATCCGCGCACGAATCCCGTCCAATTACAGAGAGGATGTCATGA
- the aroE gene encoding shikimate dehydrogenase codes for MKRAFLFADPAAHSRSPAMHNAAFGHAGIDAHYEAVRVPPDLLATYIQTLRQPDVLGANLSLPHKEAVLPLLDTLSSAARAIGAVNTVVNRGGMLHGDNTDAPGFLAALASAGDHRQGGAVVLGAGGAARAAVWALRSQGRGVYVVNRTHEKAVELTRELGGTACALEAVPWPSIQLIVNASSAGLSDAAQSPLPGFEFSVLPSSALVYDMVYKPAETRLMYDARAAGLRAENGLEMLAQQARLAFTAWTGVEVPIRVFLDALAVVG; via the coding sequence GTGAAGCGGGCCTTTCTGTTTGCCGACCCGGCAGCGCACTCGCGTTCGCCCGCCATGCACAATGCGGCGTTCGGGCACGCCGGGATCGACGCGCACTACGAAGCTGTACGTGTGCCGCCAGACCTTCTGGCCACGTACATTCAGACTCTGAGGCAACCGGACGTGCTGGGTGCCAATCTCAGCCTGCCGCACAAGGAAGCCGTACTGCCGCTGCTGGACACCCTGAGCAGCGCGGCGCGGGCGATTGGCGCGGTCAATACCGTGGTCAACCGGGGCGGCATGCTTCACGGCGACAACACCGATGCGCCGGGCTTTCTGGCAGCGCTGGCGTCAGCAGGAGACCATAGGCAGGGCGGCGCGGTGGTGCTGGGTGCGGGCGGCGCGGCGCGGGCAGCGGTTTGGGCGCTGCGTTCGCAGGGACGCGGGGTGTACGTGGTCAACCGCACCCACGAAAAAGCGGTGGAACTGACGCGTGAGCTGGGGGGCACTGCCTGTGCGCTGGAGGCGGTGCCCTGGCCGAGCATTCAGCTGATCGTGAACGCGTCGAGTGCTGGCCTGAGTGACGCGGCACAGTCGCCGTTGCCCGGCTTTGAATTCAGTGTCCTGCCGTCGTCGGCGCTGGTCTACGACATGGTGTACAAGCCCGCCGAAACCCGGCTGATGTACGACGCCCGCGCCGCTGGCCTGCGGGCCGAAAACGGCCTGGAGATGCTGGCGCAGCAGGCGAGGCTGGCCTTTACCGCCTGGACAGGAGTGGAGGTGCCGATCCGGGTCTTTCTGGACGCGTTGGCGGTGGTCGGATGA
- a CDS encoding PhoH family protein has protein sequence MSESVTTLTRTVTLQTPDEALRLFGAGDTNLRRMRELSAARISSRGDTISVQGETKEVEMAVLMIQDALAMVRSGSEVTPDAITRMNRLSSEGRSLSAETGGSPTLPRGLKPKTPGQKLYLERIEKSDITFGVGPAGTGKTYLAVAMAVNALKAKRVKRIILTRPAVEAGEKLGFLPGDLQAKIDPYLRPLYDALYDMLDQEKFEAYLTSGVIEVAPLAFMRGRTLNDAFVILDEAQNTTGEQMKMFLTRMGFSSKVVVTGDITQIDLPRHITSGLAVAKRVLSSIEGIAFHEFTEVDVVRHPLVGRIIKAYEVLEAQEQDKRAARRGELTSVPESDSDTRPS, from the coding sequence TTGAGCGAATCTGTTACGACCCTGACCCGGACTGTGACCCTCCAGACCCCCGACGAAGCCCTGCGCCTGTTCGGTGCGGGCGACACGAATCTGCGCCGCATGCGCGAACTCAGCGCGGCCCGCATCTCTTCACGCGGCGACACCATCAGCGTTCAGGGTGAAACCAAAGAAGTCGAGATGGCCGTGCTGATGATTCAGGACGCGCTGGCAATGGTTCGCAGCGGCAGCGAGGTCACACCCGACGCCATCACCCGCATGAATCGCCTGAGCAGCGAGGGGCGCAGCCTGTCGGCAGAAACAGGCGGCAGCCCCACCCTGCCACGCGGCCTGAAGCCCAAGACGCCCGGACAGAAACTGTATCTGGAGCGCATCGAAAAGAGCGACATCACCTTTGGCGTCGGCCCTGCCGGAACCGGCAAGACGTATCTGGCGGTGGCGATGGCCGTGAACGCGCTGAAGGCCAAGCGCGTCAAACGCATCATCCTGACGCGCCCCGCCGTGGAAGCAGGCGAGAAACTGGGCTTTCTGCCGGGCGACCTCCAGGCCAAAATCGACCCGTATCTGCGCCCGCTCTACGACGCGCTGTACGACATGCTCGACCAGGAGAAGTTCGAGGCGTACCTGACGAGCGGCGTGATCGAGGTGGCTCCGCTGGCATTTATGCGGGGTAGGACTCTGAATGATGCCTTTGTCATTCTCGACGAGGCCCAGAACACCACCGGTGAGCAGATGAAGATGTTCCTGACGCGCATGGGCTTTTCCAGCAAGGTGGTCGTAACCGGCGACATCACCCAGATCGACCTGCCGCGCCACATCACCAGCGGTCTGGCGGTTGCCAAGCGGGTGCTGTCCAGCATCGAGGGCATCGCCTTTCACGAGTTTACCGAGGTGGACGTGGTGCGGCACCCGCTGGTGGGGCGCATCATCAAGGCCTACGAGGTGCTGGAAGCGCAGGAGCAGGACAAACGCGCTGCCCGCAGAGGCGAACTGACCAGCGTGCCGGAAAGCGACAGCGACACCCGCCCGTCGTGA
- the ybeY gene encoding rRNA maturation RNase YbeY, producing MLDLVSQKRPPPGVRPVLRRSIQRVMDHLDIADREVTVVLVSDRTIRQLKHEHWPAEDIDETAATDVLSFPSWEPGDPFMPPHLGDIFISLDTAQRQADARGHSLTREVALLASHGLTHLVGFDHPHAEGLGYEEGATGEEWNVFHASWQAAQQALTDD from the coding sequence ATGCTTGACCTGGTCTCACAGAAACGGCCCCCGCCGGGGGTACGTCCGGTGCTGCGGCGCAGCATTCAGCGGGTGATGGACCATCTGGACATCGCAGACCGAGAGGTGACGGTGGTGCTGGTGTCTGACCGCACCATCCGGCAGCTCAAGCACGAACACTGGCCTGCCGAGGACATCGACGAAACCGCCGCCACCGATGTCCTCAGCTTTCCGAGCTGGGAACCGGGCGACCCGTTTATGCCGCCACATCTGGGCGACATCTTCATCAGCCTCGATACGGCGCAGCGACAGGCCGATGCACGTGGGCACTCGCTGACGCGTGAGGTGGCGCTGCTGGCGAGCCACGGCCTGACGCATCTGGTGGGCTTCGATCACCCGCACGCCGAGGGGCTGGGCTACGAGGAAGGCGCGACGGGCGAAGAGTGGAACGTGTTTCATGCGAGCTGGCAGGCAGCGCAGCAAGCCCTGACGGACGACTGA
- a CDS encoding diacylglycerol kinase yields MRRWLLSAGFALRGVAHAWRTQPNFRIEVVLGLIALAFSLWLHAALPPILLSIGLVLGLELLNTALEAALDQLHPGRHPAIGAAKDAAAGAVLVASLCTLLVGAVELGPPLWAKLGL; encoded by the coding sequence ATGCGGCGCTGGCTTCTCTCTGCCGGATTCGCGCTCCGGGGCGTGGCGCATGCCTGGCGAACGCAGCCAAATTTCAGAATCGAGGTCGTGCTGGGGCTGATTGCGCTGGCATTTTCCCTGTGGCTGCACGCTGCCCTGCCGCCGATCCTGCTGAGTATCGGACTGGTGCTGGGGCTGGAACTGCTCAATACCGCGCTGGAAGCCGCGCTCGATCAGCTTCATCCGGGGCGGCATCCGGCGATTGGAGCGGCCAAAGACGCAGCAGCAGGCGCGGTGCTCGTCGCCAGCCTCTGCACGCTGCTGGTGGGCGCGGTGGAGTTGGGGCCGCCGCTGTGGGCAAAACTGGGGCTGTGA
- the topA gene encoding type I DNA topoisomerase — MPNTLVIVESPAKARTIEKYLGKGYTVESSIGHIRDLPKSAAEIPERYKSESWARLGLNVDDDFKALYVVSPEKKGHVAKLKKLAQEADELILATDDDREGESIAWHLLQELKPKVPVRRMVFHEITKEAIQAAIASPRDIDTNLVEAQEARRALDRLYGYEVSPVLWRKVAPKLSAGRVQSVATRLLVDREWERMRFVSGSWWDIEAQILTADGAAFPARLSELEGKRLALGRDFDPATGKLKAGSDVTMLNEAQARELALKLTPAALTVASAEEKPFTQKPYPPFITSTLQQEGSRKLGFGAQRTMRAAQKLYEGGYITYMRTDSPNLSAEAMNAARTQVKSMYGDSYLSPQPRIYAAKSKNAQEAHEAIRPAGNSFRTPDSLKNELDSDGWRLYDLIWKRTVASQMADARGRRMQVRLSGKASDGRAVLFNASGRAIDFPGFLRAYVEGSDDPNAALEDREVILPPLTQGQAVTGKTMTPGGHETQPPARYTEASLVQSLESQGIGRPSTYASIIGTIQDRGYAAKKGSALIPTWTAFATSALLEHHFGKLVDYDFTARMEEDLDDIAGGRQQRVPYLRAFYSGEGGGMGIHPLIEAQMPAIDARAVATIEVPKLIGSGIEVRVGRYGPYLSMGDVKANIPAEMAPDELTLEKALELMSRPSGDHPLGDDPETGLPVIAKAGRFGPYVQLGDTNPPTRTASLFPTDDLNDLTLERALKLLTLPRLVGTSEGEEVWALNGKFGPYLKRGSDSRSITAHEQLFTVTIPEAEEAFRQPRFRGRGAAVAGPLKVFEYADRAAIQLKSGRFGPYLTDGTRNATLRKGEEGAELTLEDARSILEERGKEPQKKPGKAKAAAKKPATKAKGTTSSRSKATKKPAVRAEAGGMAIHAPLKKTVKAPAKKAAPRKTAAKPVAKAPAKTALAWADLKSHLGVLSEQERALVVATREQGRKVEEVAPGLGLDVKKAKGMALQASKKLNQAARAE, encoded by the coding sequence ATGCCCAACACCCTGGTTATCGTAGAATCTCCGGCCAAAGCCCGAACCATCGAAAAGTATCTTGGAAAAGGGTACACGGTGGAGTCGAGCATCGGTCATATCCGTGATCTGCCGAAAAGTGCCGCCGAGATTCCCGAGCGGTACAAGAGTGAGAGCTGGGCCAGGTTGGGGCTGAACGTCGACGACGATTTCAAAGCGCTGTATGTGGTGTCGCCCGAGAAAAAGGGCCACGTCGCCAAACTGAAGAAGCTGGCGCAGGAAGCCGACGAACTGATTCTGGCGACCGACGACGACCGCGAGGGCGAGAGCATCGCGTGGCACCTGCTTCAGGAACTCAAGCCCAAGGTGCCGGTGCGGCGCATGGTCTTTCACGAAATTACCAAGGAAGCGATTCAGGCGGCGATTGCCAGCCCCCGCGACATCGACACCAATCTGGTGGAGGCGCAGGAGGCGCGGCGTGCCCTCGACCGGCTGTACGGCTACGAGGTCAGCCCGGTGCTGTGGCGCAAGGTGGCCCCGAAGCTCAGTGCGGGCCGCGTGCAGAGCGTGGCGACCCGCCTGCTGGTCGACCGCGAGTGGGAGCGGATGCGCTTTGTCTCGGGCAGCTGGTGGGACATCGAGGCGCAGATTCTTACCGCCGACGGTGCGGCCTTTCCTGCCCGATTGTCGGAGCTGGAAGGCAAGCGGCTGGCGCTGGGCCGCGATTTCGATCCGGCCACCGGCAAGCTGAAGGCTGGCAGCGACGTGACGATGCTGAACGAGGCGCAGGCCAGAGAACTGGCACTGAAGCTGACCCCCGCCGCGCTGACGGTGGCGAGCGCCGAGGAAAAGCCGTTTACCCAGAAGCCGTACCCGCCGTTTATTACCAGCACGCTGCAACAGGAAGGCTCGCGCAAGCTGGGTTTCGGGGCGCAGCGCACCATGCGGGCGGCCCAGAAGCTGTACGAGGGCGGCTACATCACGTATATGCGTACCGACAGCCCCAACCTGTCTGCCGAGGCCATGAACGCCGCCCGCACACAGGTAAAGAGCATGTACGGCGATTCGTATCTGTCGCCGCAGCCGCGCATCTATGCTGCCAAATCCAAGAACGCCCAGGAAGCGCACGAAGCGATTCGGCCCGCTGGCAACAGCTTCCGCACGCCCGACAGCCTGAAGAACGAACTCGACAGCGACGGCTGGCGCTTGTACGACCTGATCTGGAAGCGCACGGTGGCGAGCCAGATGGCCGATGCGCGGGGCCGCCGCATGCAGGTGCGCCTGAGCGGGAAAGCGTCGGACGGGCGGGCAGTGCTGTTCAATGCCTCGGGCCGCGCCATCGACTTTCCCGGCTTTCTGCGGGCGTATGTGGAAGGCAGCGACGACCCCAACGCCGCGCTCGAAGACCGCGAGGTTATTCTGCCGCCGCTGACCCAGGGGCAGGCCGTGACCGGCAAGACCATGACCCCCGGCGGCCACGAAACCCAGCCGCCCGCCCGATATACTGAGGCCAGCCTGGTGCAGTCGCTGGAATCGCAGGGCATCGGGCGGCCCAGCACATATGCCAGCATCATCGGCACCATTCAGGACCGGGGCTACGCGGCCAAGAAGGGGTCGGCGCTGATTCCCACCTGGACGGCCTTTGCCACCTCGGCGCTGCTGGAGCACCATTTCGGCAAACTGGTCGATTACGACTTCACCGCCCGCATGGAAGAAGACCTCGACGACATCGCCGGAGGGCGTCAGCAGCGCGTGCCGTATCTGCGGGCGTTTTATTCGGGCGAGGGCGGCGGCATGGGCATTCACCCGCTGATCGAGGCGCAGATGCCAGCCATCGATGCGCGGGCGGTGGCGACCATCGAGGTGCCCAAGCTGATCGGCAGCGGCATTGAGGTGCGGGTGGGGCGTTACGGCCCGTATCTCAGCATGGGTGATGTTAAGGCCAACATCCCCGCCGAGATGGCCCCCGACGAACTGACGCTCGAAAAAGCGCTGGAACTGATGAGCCGCCCGAGTGGCGATCATCCGCTGGGCGACGATCCGGAAACGGGCCTGCCCGTCATCGCCAAGGCCGGGCGTTTCGGGCCATATGTGCAGCTTGGAGACACCAACCCGCCGACCCGCACCGCCAGCCTGTTTCCCACCGACGACCTGAACGACCTGACGCTCGAACGCGCCCTGAAGCTGCTGACGCTGCCCCGTCTGGTCGGCACCAGTGAGGGCGAAGAGGTCTGGGCGCTGAACGGAAAATTCGGCCCGTACCTGAAGCGCGGCAGCGACAGCCGCAGCATCACCGCCCACGAACAGCTGTTCACGGTCACGATTCCTGAGGCCGAGGAAGCCTTCCGCCAGCCTCGTTTCCGGGGGCGGGGAGCGGCGGTGGCCGGGCCGCTGAAGGTCTTCGAGTACGCTGACCGGGCGGCCATTCAGCTCAAGAGCGGCAGATTCGGCCCCTACCTGACCGACGGCACGCGCAATGCCACGCTCCGCAAGGGTGAGGAGGGCGCAGAGCTGACGCTGGAAGACGCCCGCAGCATCCTGGAAGAGCGGGGCAAGGAGCCGCAGAAAAAGCCCGGCAAGGCGAAGGCAGCGGCGAAAAAGCCCGCGACCAAAGCGAAGGGCACCACCTCCAGCCGCAGCAAGGCGACCAAAAAGCCTGCGGTGCGGGCAGAGGCGGGCGGCATGGCGATTCACGCGCCCCTGAAAAAGACGGTCAAGGCTCCGGCGAAGAAGGCCGCTCCCCGCAAGACGGCAGCCAAGCCTGTTGCCAAAGCGCCCGCCAAGACGGCGCTCGCCTGGGCCGATCTGAAGTCGCATCTGGGCGTGCTGAGCGAGCAGGAACGGGCGCTGGTGGTCGCCACCCGCGAGCAGGGCCGCAAGGTCGAAGAGGTCGCCCCCGGTCTGGGGCTGGACGTGAAGAAGGCCAAGGGCATGGCGCTTCAGGCGAGCAAGAAGCTGAATCAGGCTGCCAGAGCCGAATAG
- a CDS encoding YdcF family protein, giving the protein MSSTHRLSRRFRARSGRARGSLGSGALALLLVCMGGLVLALPLLPVRSAVHPQATLLVLGAAQYNGHPSPAFRARLDHALALYRAGGVRRIVVSGGVGRGDHYSEGEVGQMYLLKRQVPVAVVDAETRSRTTLENLRNSCPLLPGPVTLVTDEVHAPRALALARAVGLKADVSSVPLGAGHWKYRMREKLALLAYTVLGVGDQ; this is encoded by the coding sequence ATGTCCTCGACCCACCGGCTCTCCAGGCGCTTCAGGGCGCGTTCTGGACGTGCAAGGGGCAGCCTGGGAAGTGGAGCGCTGGCGCTGCTGCTGGTCTGTATGGGGGGACTGGTCCTGGCACTGCCGCTGCTGCCCGTTCGGAGTGCTGTCCACCCACAGGCCACGCTGCTGGTGCTGGGGGCGGCGCAGTACAACGGGCACCCCAGTCCGGCCTTTCGGGCGCGGCTCGACCATGCCCTGGCGCTCTACCGTGCCGGGGGCGTGCGGCGCATCGTAGTCAGCGGGGGCGTGGGGCGCGGCGACCACTATTCGGAAGGCGAGGTAGGTCAGATGTATCTACTCAAACGTCAGGTGCCCGTCGCTGTCGTAGACGCCGAGACGCGCAGCCGCACCACCCTGGAAAATCTGCGGAACAGCTGCCCCCTGCTGCCAGGGCCGGTCACGCTCGTCACCGACGAAGTTCATGCCCCGCGTGCCCTGGCACTGGCCCGCGCTGTGGGCCTGAAGGCCGACGTGAGCAGCGTGCCGCTGGGGGCCGGGCACTGGAAATACCGCATGCGCGAAAAGCTGGCGCTGCTGGCATATACGGTGCTTGGCGTCGGAGATCAATAA
- a CDS encoding carbohydrate ABC transporter permease codes for MTTTPLEPSVGVSAPAGGSSRFSLSRVLMYLALLVAALFFLLPIYLLVVTAFKTPDAINLSTAWQLPKFLNWASFSDAWAKVGGNMGNSLFLAVVATALSAMIGSLNGYALSKWKFRGANTLFALMLFGMFIPYQSVLIPLFQFVKSLGLYGSIWSLILAHVVYGIPITTLIFRNFYADVPDALVEAATIDGAGFWGIYSKVIFPISIPGFVVVIIWQFTQVWNEFLFAATLASPSSQPVTYALSQLAGGQAVSWNLPMAGAILAAIPTLLVYILLGRYFVRGLLAGSVKG; via the coding sequence ATGACCACCACGCCTCTGGAACCATCGGTCGGCGTGTCGGCCCCGGCGGGCGGCTCTTCCCGCTTCTCGCTGTCGCGGGTGCTGATGTACCTCGCCCTCCTCGTCGCGGCGCTGTTCTTCCTGCTGCCGATCTACCTGCTGGTCGTCACGGCCTTCAAGACGCCCGACGCCATCAACCTGAGCACCGCCTGGCAACTGCCGAAATTTCTGAACTGGGCCAGCTTCTCGGATGCCTGGGCGAAGGTCGGCGGCAACATGGGCAACAGCCTGTTCCTGGCCGTAGTCGCCACCGCCCTGAGCGCCATGATCGGCTCGCTGAACGGCTACGCCCTGAGCAAGTGGAAGTTCCGGGGAGCCAACACGCTGTTTGCGCTGATGCTCTTCGGCATGTTCATTCCTTATCAGTCGGTGCTGATTCCGCTGTTCCAGTTCGTCAAGTCGCTGGGGCTGTACGGAAGCATCTGGTCGTTGATTCTGGCGCATGTGGTGTACGGCATTCCCATCACCACCCTGATCTTCCGCAACTTCTATGCCGACGTGCCCGACGCGCTGGTCGAAGCTGCCACCATCGACGGTGCGGGCTTCTGGGGCATCTACAGCAAGGTCATCTTTCCGATCAGCATTCCCGGCTTCGTGGTGGTCATCATCTGGCAGTTCACGCAGGTCTGGAACGAGTTCCTGTTTGCCGCCACGCTCGCCAGCCCTAGCAGCCAGCCCGTGACCTACGCACTGTCGCAGCTCGCGGGCGGGCAGGCGGTGAGCTGGAACCTGCCGATGGCGGGCGCGATTCTGGCCGCCATTCCCACGCTGCTGGTGTACATCCTGCTGGGCCGCTACTTCGTGCGCGGTCTGCTGGCGGGAAGTGTGAAGGGCTAA